From Pseudorasbora parva isolate DD20220531a chromosome 25, ASM2467924v1, whole genome shotgun sequence, one genomic window encodes:
- the LOC137065221 gene encoding protein FosB-like isoform X1, with protein sequence MTAITVTTGSKKCPTSRIRLQLLPACTRLLSPIACIQPQPMSTTPPGMAGTGLGGPGPCGVGGPGPRGVGGPGTSGVGGHGPRSAGRPGPSVHSVLIVRAFPACMQRPLSYPELFIITTLQNSV encoded by the exons atgacagcgatcac cgtcaccacgggaagcaaaaagtgtccgacttcacgtatccgcttgcagctcctccccgcctgcactcggctactctcgccgatcgcatgcatccagccgcagccgatgtcgaccACACCTCCTGGCATGGCTGGGACGGGCCTGGGCGGACCTGGACCCTGTGGCGTGGGCGGACCTGGACCCCGAGGTGTAGGTGGACCCGGAACCTCAGGCGTCGGCGGACATGGACCCCGTAGCGCGGGCAGACCTGGACCCTCAG tgcattctgTTTTGATCGTGCGGGCCTTTCCTGCCTGCATGCAGCGTCCTCTGAGCTACCCAGAGctcttcatcatcaccacaCTCCAAAACTCCGTCTGA
- the LOC137065221 gene encoding protein FosB-like isoform X2, whose amino-acid sequence MTSQLIHDWPDSPHDSDHLLPACTRLLSPIACIQPQPMSTTPPGMAGTGLGGPGPCGVGGPGPRGVGGPGTSGVGGHGPRSAGRPGPSVHSVLIVRAFPACMQRPLSYPELFIITTLQNSV is encoded by the exons ATGACgtcacagctgatccacgattggccggattcaccgcatgacagcgatcac ctcctccccgcctgcactcggctactctcgccgatcgcatgcatccagccgcagccgatgtcgaccACACCTCCTGGCATGGCTGGGACGGGCCTGGGCGGACCTGGACCCTGTGGCGTGGGCGGACCTGGACCCCGAGGTGTAGGTGGACCCGGAACCTCAGGCGTCGGCGGACATGGACCCCGTAGCGCGGGCAGACCTGGACCCTCAG tgcattctgTTTTGATCGTGCGGGCCTTTCCTGCCTGCATGCAGCGTCCTCTGAGCTACCCAGAGctcttcatcatcaccacaCTCCAAAACTCCGTCTGA